In Flavobacterium sp., a single window of DNA contains:
- a CDS encoding aminopeptidase: MEVAVNLELKTLNVKQDITYYNTSNDTLVSIVLNDWNNAFSDKNTPLARRFSDEFYRGFHLAKAAERGNTTILSLADSNFMALEWERTDKNPDFIVVRLNQKLRPGEKIDLHISYISKIPSDKFTHYGFNENGMILKNWFLTPARFENHRFEKYNNFNLDDIANATSDFEVEIKIPNNYAISTDLDSVSKDISNSDYSSYFFSGNNRIDFNLIIEKQKNFKSYDNGIVEVLSDLKNKKISEVQKAIIIDRVAMFANNFIGSYPHKKITVSQADYERNPFYGLNQLPSFISPFSDEFMFEVTFFKTYLNNYLKNTLRLDPRKDNWVYDGIQIYAMMKYMEENHLDEKMLGRLSKMKLFKSYNITNLTFNEQYSYYYMLMARKNLDQPLGDPKNTLIKFNEQIASKYRAGLSLSYLDDYLNHNIVPESVKQFYNLNKSQQTNRYDFEKILTENSPKNIDWFFKTIIDSREIIDYKFTHVSRTADSVQFSIKNKTNIYAPIPVYGIKKNEVVFKEWIEPKNPDSVYHFDRKNADKLVINYDNEVPEFNQRNNWKSLKSLVITNRPIKFNFAKDLEDPYYNQILYIPTLTYNYYDGITPGIRFHNKTILDKPFTFDINPAYSIKAGTISGSSAFSLNQFYRNSTLYNVRYSISQNYFHYAPDATYLRLNPMVQLRIREENFRDNRKQLILFRQVIVNREASTFITDNSKPNYSVFDARYVNTKTELVNHFNFMTDLQFSGGFGKASAEVEYRRLFENNRKLNLRLFAGSFIYNTTNSDYFSFGLDKPTDYLFDYNILGRSETTGLFSQQFVNSEGGFKSKLDPSFANQWMTTLNGSYALWDWVEVYGDVGFLKNKHQSIYFGYDSGVRLNLVPDYFELYFPIYSNNGWEISQPKYSEKIRFVITLAPKALVTLFTRKWF; this comes from the coding sequence ATGGAAGTGGCGGTTAATCTTGAACTTAAAACGCTAAACGTAAAACAGGATATTACGTATTACAATACTTCAAACGATACTTTGGTTTCGATCGTTTTGAATGATTGGAACAATGCTTTTTCTGACAAAAACACCCCTTTAGCAAGACGTTTTTCGGATGAATTTTATCGTGGTTTTCATTTGGCTAAAGCTGCAGAAAGAGGAAATACAACTATTTTAAGTCTGGCCGATTCAAACTTTATGGCACTTGAATGGGAAAGAACGGATAAAAATCCTGATTTTATTGTTGTGAGGCTGAATCAAAAACTTCGTCCGGGCGAAAAAATTGATCTGCACATTTCTTATATTTCAAAAATTCCGAGTGATAAATTCACACATTACGGCTTTAATGAAAACGGAATGATTTTAAAAAACTGGTTTTTAACTCCTGCTCGTTTTGAAAATCATCGTTTTGAAAAATACAACAATTTTAATCTGGATGATATTGCAAATGCTACGTCTGATTTTGAAGTTGAGATAAAAATTCCAAATAATTATGCTATTTCAACTGATTTAGATTCAGTTTCAAAAGATATTTCAAACTCAGATTACAGCTCTTATTTCTTTTCAGGAAATAACCGAATCGATTTTAATCTTATCATAGAAAAGCAAAAAAACTTTAAAAGTTATGATAACGGAATCGTTGAAGTTTTATCTGATTTAAAAAACAAGAAAATTTCTGAAGTTCAAAAAGCAATCATAATCGATCGTGTTGCGATGTTTGCTAATAATTTTATAGGTTCATATCCGCATAAAAAAATTACGGTTTCGCAGGCTGATTATGAGCGAAATCCGTTTTACGGCCTCAATCAGCTTCCATCTTTTATCAGTCCGTTTTCTGATGAATTTATGTTTGAGGTTACTTTTTTTAAAACCTATCTAAACAATTATCTAAAGAATACTCTTCGCCTTGATCCTCGAAAAGACAACTGGGTTTACGATGGAATTCAGATTTATGCCATGATGAAATACATGGAAGAAAACCATCTGGATGAAAAAATGCTGGGAAGACTTTCGAAAATGAAACTCTTTAAAAGTTATAATATTACCAACCTGACTTTCAACGAACAATACAGCTATTATTATATGTTAATGGCTCGTAAAAATCTGGACCAGCCCCTGGGCGATCCAAAAAATACTTTGATAAAGTTTAACGAGCAAATTGCCAGTAAATATCGCGCGGGTTTAAGTTTAAGTTATTTAGATGATTATTTGAATCATAATATTGTTCCTGAAAGTGTAAAGCAATTTTATAATTTAAACAAATCACAGCAGACTAACCGTTATGATTTTGAAAAGATTCTAACTGAAAACAGTCCAAAAAATATTGATTGGTTCTTTAAAACCATAATCGATTCAAGGGAAATTATTGATTATAAATTTACACATGTTTCGAGAACCGCAGACAGCGTTCAGTTTTCTATTAAAAATAAAACTAACATTTATGCTCCGATTCCTGTTTACGGAATTAAGAAAAATGAAGTCGTTTTTAAGGAATGGATTGAACCAAAAAATCCAGATTCTGTTTATCATTTTGACCGAAAAAATGCTGATAAATTAGTTATAAACTACGACAATGAGGTTCCTGAGTTTAATCAGAGAAACAACTGGAAATCTTTGAAAAGCCTTGTTATTACAAACCGTCCGATAAAGTTTAATTTTGCTAAAGATTTAGAAGATCCGTATTACAATCAAATATTATACATTCCAACGCTTACGTATAATTATTATGACGGAATAACTCCGGGAATTCGTTTTCATAATAAAACCATATTAGACAAACCTTTTACCTTTGATATAAATCCGGCGTATTCTATAAAAGCGGGAACAATTTCTGGTTCATCAGCTTTTTCTTTGAACCAGTTTTACAGAAACAGCACATTATACAATGTTCGATATTCAATAAGTCAAAACTATTTTCATTATGCACCGGATGCTACTTATTTGAGATTGAATCCGATGGTTCAGCTTAGAATTCGTGAAGAAAATTTTAGGGATAATAGAAAACAGCTTATTTTGTTTCGACAAGTAATTGTAAATCGTGAAGCGAGTACTTTTATTACCGACAATTCAAAACCAAATTATTCTGTTTTTGATGCGCGTTATGTAAACACAAAAACTGAACTGGTTAACCATTTTAATTTTATGACTGATCTTCAGTTTTCTGGCGGTTTTGGAAAGGCTTCTGCCGAAGTCGAATACCGCCGATTATTTGAAAACAATCGTAAATTAAATCTGAGATTATTTGCCGGAAGTTTTATATACAATACAACAAATTCAGATTATTTTAGTTTTGGTTTAGACAAGCCAACTGATTATTTATTTGATTATAATATTTTGGGACGATCTGAAACTACGGGTCTTTTCAGCCAGCAGTTTGTAAATTCCGAAGGCGGTTTTAAGTCAAAACTGGATCCTTCTTTTGCAAATCAATGGATGACAACTTTAAATGGAAGTTATGCCTTGTGGGATTGGGTTGAAGTGTATGGAGACGTTGGTTTTTTGAAAAATAAACATCAAAGTATTTATTTTGGTTATGACAGTGGAGTACGATTAAATCTGGTTCCTGACTATTTTGAACTGTATTTTCCTATATATTCTAACAACGGGTGGGAAATTTCTCAACCAAAATACAGTGAAAAGATACGATTTGTTATCACTTTAGCACCAAAAGCATTAGTTACTCTTTTTACCCGAAAATGGTTTTAA
- a CDS encoding thiamine pyrophosphate-dependent enzyme, with product MITEKSNTTLTFEDFRTEVLNDYRIAVTSRECSLLGRKEVLTGKAKFGIFGDGKEVPQLAMAKAFKNGDFRSGYYRDQTFMMAIGELNAKQFFAGLYGHTDLDYDPMSAGRQMGGHFVTHSLNEDGSWKDLTKQKNSSSDISPTAGQMPRLLGLAQASKIYRNVNGITIKDKFSVNGDEVAWGTIGNASTSEGLFFETINAAGVLQVPMVMSVWDDEYGISVHAKHQTTKENISEILKGYQRDEDSKGYEIFRVKGWDYAELVSTYERAGAIAREEHIPVLIHVNELTQPQGHSTSGSHERYKSAERLAWERDFDCIRQMRLWMIAINIASPEELAELDFELKKEVLEAKKDAWNDFINPIIEDQKNLLELLEKIAEASINHKERIKKYISELSAIKAPLKKEILVYARKILRFIEVPNSKVLLSNWITNYIEVTQEKFSSNLHSDSPQNVFSVEKVLPVYAEDAKPDLDGRMILRDNFDALFSKYPETLIFGEDVGNIGDVNQGLEGMQEKYGELRVADVGIREATIIGQGIGMALRGLRPIAEIQYLDYLLYAIQIMSDDLATLQYRTVGKQKAPLIIRTRGHRLEGIWHSGSPMGMIINAIRGIHVLVPRDMTQAAGFYNTLLECDEPALVIECLNGYRLKEKTPLNFGEFKTPIGVVETLKEGTDITLVSYGSTLRLVQQAANELLDLGIDCEVIDIQSLLPFDVNKDIVKSIAKTNRLLVIDEDVPGGASAFILQQILEEQDAYKYLDSKPQTLAAKAHRPAYGTDGDYFSKPSAEDIFEKVYSMMNEVNPSKFPALY from the coding sequence ATGATAACAGAAAAAAGCAATACAACTTTAACCTTTGAAGATTTCAGAACGGAAGTATTGAATGATTACAGAATTGCTGTAACCAGCAGGGAATGTAGTTTATTAGGTCGTAAAGAAGTATTAACCGGAAAGGCTAAATTTGGAATTTTTGGTGACGGAAAAGAAGTGCCACAGCTTGCCATGGCGAAAGCTTTTAAAAATGGAGATTTCCGTTCTGGTTACTATCGCGATCAGACTTTTATGATGGCGATTGGTGAATTGAATGCAAAACAATTTTTTGCAGGATTGTATGGCCATACTGACTTAGATTATGATCCAATGTCTGCCGGAAGACAAATGGGCGGACACTTTGTAACGCACAGTTTAAACGAAGACGGATCATGGAAAGATCTTACTAAACAAAAAAATTCGAGTTCAGATATATCTCCTACTGCGGGACAAATGCCAAGATTATTGGGATTGGCTCAGGCTTCTAAAATTTACAGAAACGTTAACGGAATTACCATTAAAGATAAATTTTCTGTAAACGGAGACGAAGTGGCATGGGGAACTATTGGAAATGCAAGTACTTCTGAAGGTTTGTTTTTTGAAACCATAAATGCTGCGGGAGTTTTACAAGTTCCGATGGTAATGAGTGTTTGGGATGATGAATACGGAATTTCGGTTCATGCTAAACACCAAACGACTAAAGAAAATATTTCTGAAATTTTAAAAGGATATCAACGCGATGAAGATTCTAAAGGTTATGAAATCTTTAGAGTAAAAGGCTGGGATTATGCTGAGTTAGTTTCGACTTACGAAAGAGCGGGCGCTATTGCACGCGAAGAACATATTCCGGTTTTAATTCACGTAAATGAATTAACACAACCGCAAGGTCATTCTACTTCTGGTTCACACGAACGTTACAAAAGTGCAGAAAGACTGGCTTGGGAAAGAGATTTTGACTGTATCCGCCAAATGCGTTTATGGATGATTGCGATTAATATTGCTTCTCCTGAAGAATTAGCAGAACTTGATTTTGAATTGAAAAAAGAAGTTCTTGAAGCTAAAAAAGATGCGTGGAATGATTTTATAAATCCAATAATTGAGGATCAAAAAAATCTTTTAGAATTACTGGAAAAAATTGCAGAAGCAAGCATTAATCATAAAGAAAGAATCAAAAAATATATTTCTGAATTAAGTGCTATAAAAGCACCTTTAAAGAAAGAAATTCTGGTTTATGCAAGAAAAATTCTTCGTTTTATAGAAGTTCCAAACAGTAAAGTTCTTTTATCAAACTGGATTACGAATTATATTGAAGTTACTCAGGAAAAATTCAGCAGTAACCTTCATTCAGATTCTCCTCAAAATGTATTCTCAGTAGAAAAAGTACTTCCTGTATATGCAGAAGATGCAAAACCGGATTTAGACGGAAGAATGATTCTTCGTGATAATTTCGACGCTTTGTTCAGCAAATATCCTGAAACTTTGATTTTTGGAGAAGATGTTGGAAACATCGGAGACGTAAATCAAGGTCTTGAAGGTATGCAGGAAAAATACGGAGAACTTCGTGTTGCCGATGTGGGAATTCGTGAAGCTACGATTATTGGTCAGGGAATTGGTATGGCATTGAGAGGTTTACGCCCTATTGCTGAAATTCAATATCTTGATTACTTATTGTATGCTATTCAAATCATGAGTGATGATTTGGCTACTTTACAATACAGAACTGTTGGAAAACAAAAAGCACCATTAATTATCAGAACCCGCGGGCACCGTTTAGAAGGTATCTGGCACTCTGGTTCTCCAATGGGAATGATTATAAATGCTATTCGCGGAATCCACGTTTTGGTTCCGAGAGATATGACGCAGGCTGCCGGATTCTATAACACCTTATTAGAATGCGACGAACCTGCCTTAGTAATTGAATGCTTGAACGGTTACCGTTTAAAAGAAAAAACGCCTTTAAACTTTGGTGAATTTAAAACGCCAATTGGTGTTGTTGAAACTTTAAAAGAAGGAACTGATATTACTTTAGTTTCTTACGGATCGACTTTAAGACTGGTTCAGCAGGCTGCTAATGAATTATTAGATTTAGGAATTGACTGTGAAGTTATTGATATTCAGTCTTTACTTCCTTTCGATGTGAATAAAGACATTGTAAAAAGTATTGCTAAAACAAACCGTTTGTTAGTAATTGATGAGGATGTTCCGGGCGGAGCTTCTGCGTTTATTTTACAGCAGATTCTGGAAGAGCAGGATGCTTACAAATATCTTGACAGCAAACCGCAGACTCTTGCTGCAAAAGCCCACAGACCTGCATACGGAACTGATGGTGATTATTTCTCTAAACCTTCTGCCGAAGATATTTTCGAGAAAGTTTACAGCATGATGAATGAAGTTAATCCTTCTAAATTCCCAGCTTTGTACTAA
- the kdsB gene encoding 3-deoxy-manno-octulosonate cytidylyltransferase, which produces MKIIAVIPARYASTRFPAKLMQDLGGKTVILRTYEAAVSTKLFDDVFVVTDSDLIFDEIVSNGGKAIMSIKEHESGSDRIAEAIADLDVDIVVNVQGDEPFTEAEPLAQVLSVFKNDPDKKIDLASLMREITNEDEINNPNNVKVVVDQSQFALYFSRSVIPYPREQNVGVRYFQHIGIYAFRKQALLDFYSLPMKSLEASEKLEQLRYLEFGKRIKMVETTHVGIGIDTAEDLEKARAMLRDI; this is translated from the coding sequence ATGAAAATAATAGCGGTAATTCCGGCACGATATGCTTCAACACGTTTTCCTGCAAAACTAATGCAGGATCTGGGAGGCAAAACAGTAATTTTAAGAACGTATGAAGCTGCGGTTTCTACAAAATTATTCGACGATGTTTTTGTTGTGACTGATTCGGATTTGATTTTTGATGAAATTGTTTCGAATGGCGGAAAAGCGATAATGAGCATTAAAGAGCATGAATCAGGAAGCGACCGAATTGCAGAAGCTATCGCAGATCTTGATGTTGATATTGTTGTGAATGTTCAGGGTGATGAACCTTTTACTGAAGCAGAACCTTTAGCTCAGGTTTTATCTGTTTTTAAAAACGATCCCGATAAAAAGATTGATTTGGCTTCGTTAATGCGTGAAATTACAAATGAAGACGAAATCAATAATCCGAATAATGTAAAAGTGGTGGTAGATCAATCGCAGTTTGCTTTGTATTTTTCCCGTTCGGTAATTCCGTATCCAAGAGAGCAAAATGTAGGAGTTCGTTATTTTCAGCACATTGGAATTTATGCTTTCAGAAAACAGGCTTTATTAGACTTTTACAGCCTTCCGATGAAATCTTTAGAAGCTTCTGAGAAACTCGAACAATTACGTTATTTAGAGTTCGGAAAACGTATTAAAATGGTCGAAACAACTCATGTTGGAATTGGCATTGATACGGCAGAAGATTTAGAAAAAGCGAGAGCGATGCTGAGGGATATTTAA